In Miscanthus floridulus cultivar M001 chromosome 5, ASM1932011v1, whole genome shotgun sequence, one genomic interval encodes:
- the LOC136455413 gene encoding mitotic spindle checkpoint protein MAD1-like, with protein MILRTPPQRKRRASSSAGDDADLALVKSVGGASATGRTPVSDRRLVLYDRPTALVPADAPGEPFDDMVCTYHCRQMVKSEFMVALGTAEKQVQEYQTKLVALEEQLSKSEDERMQFLDKLNYVEQELAATKGRESALQERLLKELSEYQERYRGQVMKINELEVQLNKEIDSRISAESSVSSAKELIKDLEGNLHRLSESSEREKKTLKKELSYVKEDLSLSASKNNAELEKTRLRAENYESEAKLLNEQLTNLKKQLDECLREKNEMELKLLNSSALLNQHASTDDQKLIKLLQEELRNYEKEVHEAKRLKSSHTNVELLKEKLLEEQGRRERAELELSKLQEIDAKAHKLELELASCTALLSNIPDVSSYADIPQKIADLQKQALTNLNKVGEVTSRLKELEVALEFADLSKQRAEGEATLAKVRAESATKEVKRLELMLAAISEERDKLRKEHPTESDQSGMEKTIRELESIIHELKELISHKDTELNIMNERLSLETRKVKSLEREGDQLRSQVALLESKLGHGDYSASSTKVLRMVNTLGVDNEAKQTIEALQAELKKTKERLQAVEELKGQADAGTVVDANIAEKLAQLKNQIATLEKREERYKAVFAERISVFRKACCSLFGYKIVMNDQQQSNGIPVTRFILQSVYAQSNDEKLEFDYESGSTNIVVNDYTSQHEIAQQVDVFIKRMNSIPAFTANLTMESFNKRKFRTEIDGSRAPALRLGYEPHTVGVRLLRAMMALTERQPQLEKKPPRGRAPLSGKAVAALCVTSFVVGLLLSGNVSLMSASASSSRDTAENEKSVRVSGCDSKRKLGESHPKDLLNEVSRTHQAIQSLDKAVSTLEMEMAVERARSGSGGAVASSSRTPQKAFIVVGINTAFTSKKRRDSLRDTWVPRGDKLRKLEQEKGIVIRFVIGHSGTPGGGALDRALDAEEAETRDFLRLDHAEGYHELSSKTRTYFTTAVVTWDADFYVKVDDDIHLNLGMLSSRLAKHRTRPRVYVGCMKSGPVLSQKGVKYHEPEYWKFGDEGNKYFRHATGQIYAISKDLAAYISINQPILHRFANEDVSLGAWLIGLEVEHVDDRSMCCATPPDCEWKKRAGNVCVASFDWSCSGVCKSVDRMRHIHKACGEGEGAVWNAAT; from the exons ATGATTCTCCGGACTCCACCACAGCGGAAGCGCCGCGCGAGCTCTAGCGCCGGCGACGACGCCGACCTCGCTCTTGTCAAATCCGTGGGCGGCGCGAGCGCGACCGGCCGTACTCCGGTCTCCGATCGCCGCCTGGTTCTCTACGACCGCCCCACCGCCCTCGTGCCTGCCGACGCCCCCGGGGAGCCGTTCGACGACATGGTCTGCACGTACCATTGCCGCCAGATG GTGAAATCAGAGTTCATGGTGGCACTGGGCACTGCAGAGAAGCAAGTTCAGGAGTATCAAACAAAACTCGTTGCATTGGAGGAGCAATTATCTAAGAGTG AGGATGAAAGGATGCAGTTCCTGGATAAACTTAACTATGTGGAGCAAGAATTAGCAGCAACCAAAGGGCGGGAGAGTGCATTACAGGAACGGCTACTAAAGGAGTTGAGTGAATATCAGGAGCGGTATCGTGGTCAAGTAATGAAAATAAATGAACTTGAG GTACAACTCAATAAAGAGATTGATTCTAGGATCAGTGCAGAATCATCAGTATCATCCGCGaaggaattgatcaaagacttgGAAGGGAATTTGCATCGATTATCTGAAAGTTCAGAAAGGGAGAAGAAAACCCTTAAGAAGGAACTTTCATATGTGAAAGAAGACCTATCCTTATCTGCTTCCAAAAATAACGCTGAG CTTGAGAAAACAAGACTCAGAGCAGAAAACTATGAGAGTGAGGCAAAGTTGCTGAACGAGCAGTTGACCAACTTGAAAAAGCAACTTGACGAA TGTCTCCGTGAGAAGAATGAAATGGAGCTCAAGCTATTGAACTCTAGTGCTTTGCTTAATCAACATGCCTCAACGGATGACCAGAAGTTGATCAAGCTCTTGCAAGAGGAGCTCCGGAATTAT GAAAAAGAAGTGCATGAAGCTAAAAGGTTGAAGTCTTCCCACACGAATGTTGAGTTGCTGAAAGAAAAGCTATTGGAGGAGCAGGGGCGCAGGGAAAGAGCAGAGCTTGAATTATCAAAACTGCAGGAAATTGATGCCAAAGCACATAAGCTGGAGCTTGAATTAGCATCTTGTACAGCACTGCTCAGCAACATACCAGATGTGTCTTCTTATGCTGACATACCTCAAAAGATCGCAGATCTGCAAAA GCAAGCATTGACAAATTTGAACAAAGTTGGTGAGGTAACATCAAGGTTGAAAGAATTAGAGGTTGCATTAGAATTTGCTGATCTCAGCAAGCAACGTGCAGAAGGTGAAGCCACCCTTGCTAAAGTGAGGGCTGAAAGTGCTACTAAGGAGGTCAAGCGGCTTGAGCTTATG CTTGCTGCAATCAGTGAAGAAAGAGATAAGCTGAGAAAGGAACATCCTACGGAGTCAGATCAATCTGGGATGGAAAAAACGATAAGAGAGCTGGAGAGCATTATACACGAGCTGAAAGAACTGATTAGTCACAAGGACACTGAACTCAATATAATGAACGAAAGATTAAGCCTTGAAACAAGGAAAGTGAAGTCCTTGGAGCGAGAGGGAGATCAGCTACGCTCTCAGGTGGCCTTACTAGAGTCCAAG TTAGGTCATGGAGATTACTCTGCCTCAAGCACAAAAGTACTGCGCATGGTAAATACTCTTGGAGTCGACAATGAAGCCAAGCAGACAATAGAAGCACTACAAGCTGAACTAAAGAAAACAAAAGAGAGGCTGCAGGCAGTTGAGGAACTGAAAGGACAAGCTG ATGCTGGAACTGTGGTAGACGCTAATATTGCTGAAAAGTTGGCACAACTTAAGAATCAAATTGCGACACTTGAAAAACGTGAAGAAAG ATACAAGGCGGTGTTTGCGGAGAGGATCTCGGTCTTCCGGAAAGCCTGCTGCTCCCTTTTCGGTTACAAG ATAGTGATGAATGATCAGCAACAGTCAAATGGGATCCCTGTAACACGCTTTATTCTGCAGTCAGTTTATGCCCAAAGCAATGATGAAAAGCTTGAGTTTGACTATGAATCAGGAAGCACTAATATCGTG GTCAACGACTACACGTCCCAACACGAAATTGCTCAGCAG GTCGACGTCTTCATAAAGAGGATGAACTCCATACCAGCCTTCACTGCCAACCTGACAATGGAGTCTTTCAACAAAAGAA AGTTCCGGACTGAGATCGACGGTTCTCGTGCTCCCGCGCTGCGACTCGGCTACGAGCCTCACACGGTCGGCGTGAGG CTGCTGCGAGCAATGATG GCACTGACGGAGCGGCAGCCGCAGCTGGAGAAGAAGCCGccgcgggggagggcgccgctGTCGGGGAAGGCCGTCGCGGCGCTGTGCGTGACGAGCTTCGTTGTGGGGCTGCTGCTCAGCGGCAATGTGTCGCTGATGTCGGCGTCGGCGTCCTCGAGCAGGGACACTGCCGAGAACGAGAAGAGCGTTCGTGTTTCCGGCTGTGACAGCAAGCGT AAACTTGGAGAGAGCCACCCCAAGGATCTCCTGAACGAGGTGTCGAGGACTCATCAAGCAATCCA GTCGCTGGACAAGGCGGTGTCCACCCTGGAGATGGAGATGGCCGTGGAGCGCGCGaggagcggcagcggcggtgcCGTGGCATCCAGCAGCAGGACTCCCCAGAAGGCCTTCATCGTGGTGGGCATCAACACGGCCTTCACCAGCAAGAAGCGCCGCGACTCGCTCCGTGACACCTGGGTCCCCAGAG GGGATAAGCTGAGGAAGCTGGAGCAGGAGAAGGGGATCGTGATCCGGTTCGTGATCGGGCACAGCGGCACGCCGGGCGGCGGCGCGCTGGACCGCGCCCTGGACGCGGAGGAGGCCGAGACCAGGGACTTCCTGCGGCTGGACCACGCCGAGGGCTACCACGAGCTGTCGTCCAAGACCAGGACCTACTTCACCACCGCCGTCGTCACCTGGGACGCCGACTTCTACGTCAAGGTCGACGACGACATCCACCTCAACCTCG GGATGCTGTCGAGCAGGCTGGCGAAACacaggacgcggccgagggtgtACGTCGGCTGCATGAAGTCCGGGCCTGTCCTGTCACAGAA AGGAGTGAAGTACCACGAGCCAGAGTACTGGAAGTTCGGTGACGAGGGCAACAAGTACTTCCGCCACGCCACCGGCCAAATCTACGCCATCTCCAAGGATCTCGCCGCCTACATCTCCATCAACCA GCCGATCCTGCACAGGTTCGCGAACGAGGACGTCTCCCTGGGCGCGTGGCTGATCGGGCTCGAGGTCGAGCACGTCGACGACCGGAGCATGTGCTGCGCGACGCCTCCAG ACTGCGAGTGGAAGAAGCGAGCCGGGAACGTGTGCGTGGCGTCCTTCGACTGGTCGTGCAGCGGCGTCTGCAAGTCGGTGGACCGGATGCGGCACATTCACAAGGCCTGCGGCGAAGGCGAAGGGGCCGTCTGGAACGCCGCCACATGA